A genomic region of Stigmatopora nigra isolate UIUO_SnigA chromosome 16, RoL_Snig_1.1, whole genome shotgun sequence contains the following coding sequences:
- the thtpa gene encoding thiamine-triphosphatase isoform X2 → MSIEVERKFVGDAKSLKILEAIGVFAGQYQFQDRYFDTPQFDLTLRDFWLRQRRGCWELKCPLAPVKEASKSQREPSGADKLCTRYQEITNVPDIHLKLKEVLKSLVKKEKILTTESCQTLINHVGLGIPGMNNAPDMFWASAMNLVCFAEFTTIRRTFTLDDGVHIDLDEADFGYSVGEIEVLMPEGGDIQAALDKIGRTAKKLGVTGDQGVDGKLSVYLQRNYPEHYARLLSQHIFF, encoded by the exons ATGAGTATAGAAGTGGAGAGGAAGTTTGTGGGGGATGCCAAAAGTCTGAAAATCCTGGAAGCAATTGGAG TTTTTGCTGGTCAGTACCAGTTCCAAGACCGATACTTTGACACCCCACAATTTGACCTCACCTTGAGAGACTTCTGGTTGCGTCAACGCAGAGGATGCTGGGAGCTCAAATGTCCACTTGCACCAGTCAAAGAGGCAAGCAAGTCTCAAAGAGAACCATCTGGAGCAGACAAACTATGCACTCGCTATCAAGAAATAACGAATGTGCCGGATATACACCTGAAACTGAAAGAAGTTCTTAAAAGCCTtgtcaaaaaggaaaaaatcttAACAACTGAGAGCTGCCAGACATTAATTAACCACGTTGGTCTTGGCATTCCAGGAATGAATAATGCCCCTGATATGTTTTGGGCAAGTGCGATGAATCTTGTATGCTTTGCAGAATTTACCACCATAAGGCGAACATTCACATTAGATGATGGGGTGCACATAGATCTAGATGAAGCAGACTTTGGCTACAGTGTGGGAGAGATAGAGGTCCTCATGCCAGAGGGAGGAGACATTCAGGCTGCTCTGGACAAGATTGGAAGAACCGCAAAGAAGCTTG GTGTCACTGGAGATCAAGGAGTTGATGGAAAATTGTCTGTTTACCTTCAAAGAAACTACCCAGAGCATTATGCAAGACTATTGAGTCAACACATCTT CTTTTAG
- the thtpa gene encoding thiamine-triphosphatase isoform X4, with the protein MLGAQMSTCTSQREFTTIRRTFTLDDGVHIDLDEADFGYSVGEIEVLMPEGGDIQAALDKIGRTAKKLGVTGDQGVDGKLSVYLQRNYPEHYARLLSQHILICPLSAHCGLLPYG; encoded by the exons ATGCTGGGAGCTCAAATGTCCACTTGCACCAGTCAAAGAG AATTTACCACCATAAGGCGAACATTCACATTAGATGATGGGGTGCACATAGATCTAGATGAAGCAGACTTTGGCTACAGTGTGGGAGAGATAGAGGTCCTCATGCCAGAGGGAGGAGACATTCAGGCTGCTCTGGACAAGATTGGAAGAACCGCAAAGAAGCTTG GTGTCACTGGAGATCAAGGAGTTGATGGAAAATTGTCTGTTTACCTTCAAAGAAACTACCCAGAGCATTATGCAAGACTATTGAGTCAACACATCTT aatatgTCCTTTGTCAGCCCATTGTGGACTCCTTCCCTATGGATGA
- the thtpa gene encoding thiamine-triphosphatase isoform X3 — protein MSIEVERKFVGDAKSLKILEAIGVFAGQYQFQDRYFDTPQFDLTLRDFWLRQRRGCWELKCPLAPVKEASKSQREPSGADKLCTRYQEITNVPDIHLKLKEVLKSLVKKEKILTTESCQTLINHVGLGIPGMNNAPDMFWASAMNLVCFAEFTTIRRTFTLDDGVHIDLDEADFGYSVGEIEVLMPEGGDIQAALDKIGRTAKKLGVTGDQGVDGKLSVYLQRNYPEHYARLLSQHIL, from the exons ATGAGTATAGAAGTGGAGAGGAAGTTTGTGGGGGATGCCAAAAGTCTGAAAATCCTGGAAGCAATTGGAG TTTTTGCTGGTCAGTACCAGTTCCAAGACCGATACTTTGACACCCCACAATTTGACCTCACCTTGAGAGACTTCTGGTTGCGTCAACGCAGAGGATGCTGGGAGCTCAAATGTCCACTTGCACCAGTCAAAGAGGCAAGCAAGTCTCAAAGAGAACCATCTGGAGCAGACAAACTATGCACTCGCTATCAAGAAATAACGAATGTGCCGGATATACACCTGAAACTGAAAGAAGTTCTTAAAAGCCTtgtcaaaaaggaaaaaatcttAACAACTGAGAGCTGCCAGACATTAATTAACCACGTTGGTCTTGGCATTCCAGGAATGAATAATGCCCCTGATATGTTTTGGGCAAGTGCGATGAATCTTGTATGCTTTGCAGAATTTACCACCATAAGGCGAACATTCACATTAGATGATGGGGTGCACATAGATCTAGATGAAGCAGACTTTGGCTACAGTGTGGGAGAGATAGAGGTCCTCATGCCAGAGGGAGGAGACATTCAGGCTGCTCTGGACAAGATTGGAAGAACCGCAAAGAAGCTTG GTGTCACTGGAGATCAAGGAGTTGATGGAAAATTGTCTGTTTACCTTCAAAGAAACTACCCAGAGCATTATGCAAGACTATTGAGTCAACACATCTTGTAA
- the thtpa gene encoding thiamine-triphosphatase isoform X1, which yields MSIEVERKFVGDAKSLKILEAIGVFAGQYQFQDRYFDTPQFDLTLRDFWLRQRRGCWELKCPLAPVKEASKSQREPSGADKLCTRYQEITNVPDIHLKLKEVLKSLVKKEKILTTESCQTLINHVGLGIPGMNNAPDMFWASAMNLVCFAEFTTIRRTFTLDDGVHIDLDEADFGYSVGEIEVLMPEGGDIQAALDKIGRTAKKLGVTGDQGVDGKLSVYLQRNYPEHYARLLSQHILICPLSAHCGLLPYG from the exons ATGAGTATAGAAGTGGAGAGGAAGTTTGTGGGGGATGCCAAAAGTCTGAAAATCCTGGAAGCAATTGGAG TTTTTGCTGGTCAGTACCAGTTCCAAGACCGATACTTTGACACCCCACAATTTGACCTCACCTTGAGAGACTTCTGGTTGCGTCAACGCAGAGGATGCTGGGAGCTCAAATGTCCACTTGCACCAGTCAAAGAGGCAAGCAAGTCTCAAAGAGAACCATCTGGAGCAGACAAACTATGCACTCGCTATCAAGAAATAACGAATGTGCCGGATATACACCTGAAACTGAAAGAAGTTCTTAAAAGCCTtgtcaaaaaggaaaaaatcttAACAACTGAGAGCTGCCAGACATTAATTAACCACGTTGGTCTTGGCATTCCAGGAATGAATAATGCCCCTGATATGTTTTGGGCAAGTGCGATGAATCTTGTATGCTTTGCAGAATTTACCACCATAAGGCGAACATTCACATTAGATGATGGGGTGCACATAGATCTAGATGAAGCAGACTTTGGCTACAGTGTGGGAGAGATAGAGGTCCTCATGCCAGAGGGAGGAGACATTCAGGCTGCTCTGGACAAGATTGGAAGAACCGCAAAGAAGCTTG GTGTCACTGGAGATCAAGGAGTTGATGGAAAATTGTCTGTTTACCTTCAAAGAAACTACCCAGAGCATTATGCAAGACTATTGAGTCAACACATCTT aatatgTCCTTTGTCAGCCCATTGTGGACTCCTTCCCTATGGATGA